One Cryobacterium roopkundense genomic region harbors:
- a CDS encoding DUF2511 domain-containing protein, giving the protein MPIVNRSAVSIWALAAVVLLAGCSASPEPARESASAAPTVETSSLSDSERIAQAERLVKDELPDAPIWEGMTFVGVVVDGTEVCVDRNWGPGGGSGDIAAGAVAGYVIVTSPGDALGEPQTGVCADYAPAAPATPVDVPANVEDDPGLLVSIDFGDDWPLTTPYVVVRCEEKTVDGRSLQLVTLDTPDGTEYAVNGTARDHTDLPDISPMWAADPDVDGLKIDISPVIDAGLGLC; this is encoded by the coding sequence ATGCCCATAGTCAACCGATCAGCAGTATCCATTTGGGCGCTCGCCGCCGTTGTACTGCTCGCAGGGTGCTCCGCTTCTCCGGAGCCCGCGCGAGAGAGCGCTTCTGCGGCGCCAACGGTTGAGACGTCGTCGCTCAGCGACTCTGAACGGATCGCCCAAGCCGAACGACTGGTCAAGGACGAGCTACCTGACGCGCCGATCTGGGAGGGCATGACCTTTGTCGGCGTCGTCGTAGACGGCACAGAGGTATGCGTAGATCGGAACTGGGGTCCAGGCGGCGGGTCGGGTGATATCGCGGCGGGAGCCGTGGCTGGTTACGTCATCGTCACATCACCCGGTGACGCGCTTGGCGAGCCGCAGACTGGAGTCTGCGCCGACTACGCGCCTGCCGCACCCGCCACTCCGGTCGACGTGCCCGCCAATGTCGAGGATGACCCTGGCCTCCTCGTCAGTATTGACTTTGGCGACGACTGGCCGCTGACTACGCCCTACGTCGTCGTCCGGTGCGAAGAGAAGACCGTCGACGGGCGATCTCTCCAGCTTGTCACTCTCGACACGCCGGACGGGACCGAGTACGCCGTGAATGGCACTGCACGCGACCACACGGACTTGCCGGACATCTCGCCAATGTGGGCAGCGGACCCCGACGTTGATGGACTCAAAATCGACATTTCCCCCGTGATCGACGCGGGCCTCGGGCTCTGCTAG
- a CDS encoding MarR family winged helix-turn-helix transcriptional regulator codes for MPGHDEVDRIVDSWLRERPDLDFAPLQVLSRVARLAKHLDRARRTAFSRSELQSWEFDVLSALRRAGSPYELSPKSLLQQTLVSSGTMTNRINGLVERGLVTRHTDPHDGRGILVGMTPAGLTRVDAAITRLVDAEAELLGTLTTSEQDRLSNLLRKLSLNFD; via the coding sequence ATGCCTGGCCATGATGAAGTCGACCGAATTGTAGATTCCTGGTTACGCGAACGTCCGGATCTTGATTTCGCCCCTCTCCAGGTACTCTCCCGCGTGGCCCGACTCGCCAAGCATCTCGATCGCGCCAGACGCACCGCGTTCTCCCGCTCCGAGCTGCAATCGTGGGAGTTCGATGTGCTCTCCGCCCTGCGCCGGGCAGGCTCGCCCTATGAGCTCAGCCCCAAGTCGCTGCTCCAGCAGACGTTGGTGTCGAGCGGAACAATGACGAACCGCATCAACGGGCTCGTGGAGCGCGGACTTGTCACGCGCCACACCGATCCGCACGATGGGCGCGGCATCCTGGTGGGCATGACGCCCGCAGGGCTCACCCGAGTCGATGCCGCGATCACCCGCCTCGTCGACGCAGAGGCCGAGTTGCTCGGCACCCTGACCACGAGCGAGCAGGACCGGCTGTCGAACCTGCTTCGCAAGCTCAGCCTCAACTTCGACTGA
- a CDS encoding patatin-like phospholipase family protein: MKRSLVLAGGGMRVAWQTGVVKALAEEGLAFDHIDGTSGGILTTAMLLSGLTPDEMVRRWSALTVSNFSSGLPLPDYLKGPWSMPAFGDADGIRDKVFPALGIDPALIRTSSREGTFNVADFTHKQSIAFDARSIDVELLAAGMSLPIFMTPLRRDGVVYTDAVWIRDANVSEALRRGADEIWLVWCIGNTGYWGDGPLEQYVHMIEMSATGALLADFAEAAAAGRDFVLHVVKPTHPLPLDPEYFVGRISSDSLMAMGYRDARRYLSTMTATGVPADATCTAMAEPAPGIRYVENLAAEVAGSELTLALTVGLPLPGEPGTPELAGFIDYEPWGARAFLADGCVHIDGPRITYSARVLHDGAWLDLTARRDLTDNPGWDAFGDANTVALTMRGATTDISADLHLGIGGLARLVAGAEPVATHGLIARADAIRRVLTEVLGRA; this comes from the coding sequence ATGAAGCGCTCGCTTGTGCTCGCCGGCGGCGGAATGCGCGTGGCGTGGCAGACCGGCGTCGTGAAGGCCCTCGCCGAGGAAGGTCTGGCCTTCGACCACATCGACGGCACGAGCGGCGGCATCCTCACGACGGCCATGCTGCTGTCCGGCCTGACCCCCGACGAGATGGTGCGGCGCTGGAGCGCCCTGACAGTCTCGAACTTCTCCTCGGGCCTCCCCCTGCCGGATTATCTGAAGGGCCCCTGGTCGATGCCAGCGTTCGGCGACGCAGACGGCATCCGCGACAAGGTTTTCCCGGCCCTCGGTATCGATCCCGCGCTCATTCGCACGTCCTCCCGCGAGGGCACCTTCAACGTGGCCGACTTCACGCACAAGCAGTCGATCGCCTTCGACGCCCGCTCGATCGACGTCGAGCTGCTCGCCGCAGGCATGTCGCTGCCCATTTTCATGACGCCGCTGCGCCGGGACGGCGTGGTCTACACGGATGCGGTGTGGATCCGCGACGCCAACGTGTCGGAGGCCCTCCGCCGCGGCGCCGACGAGATCTGGCTCGTCTGGTGCATCGGCAACACCGGCTATTGGGGCGACGGTCCGCTCGAGCAATACGTGCACATGATCGAGATGAGCGCCACCGGCGCCCTGCTCGCCGACTTCGCCGAGGCCGCCGCCGCCGGGCGCGACTTCGTGCTGCATGTCGTGAAGCCCACCCACCCGCTGCCGCTTGACCCCGAGTACTTCGTGGGTCGCATCAGCAGCGACTCGCTCATGGCGATGGGCTACCGCGACGCCCGCCGCTACCTCTCCACTATGACGGCCACGGGCGTGCCAGCGGATGCGACGTGTACTGCCATGGCGGAGCCGGCCCCAGGCATCCGCTACGTGGAAAACCTCGCGGCCGAGGTGGCCGGCTCGGAGCTGACCCTCGCCCTGACCGTCGGCCTGCCCCTGCCCGGCGAACCCGGCACGCCCGAGCTCGCCGGCTTCATCGACTACGAACCGTGGGGAGCCCGCGCGTTCCTCGCCGACGGGTGTGTCCACATCGACGGCCCGCGCATCACCTACTCGGCCCGCGTTCTGCACGACGGCGCCTGGCTCGACCTCACGGCACGCCGCGACCTCACCGACAACCCCGGCTGGGATGCATTCGGCGACGCGAATACGGTCGCCCTCACCATGCGCGGCGCCACCACAGACATCTCCGCAGACCTGCACCTCGGCATCGGCGGTCTGGCCCGCCTCGTGGCCGGCGCCGAGCCTGTCGCTACCCACGGGCTCATCGCCAGGGCCGACGCCATCCGCCGAGTCCTCACAGAGGTCCTCGGCCGCGCCTGA
- a CDS encoding acetoacetate decarboxylase family protein, whose amino-acid sequence MNAVTEILRWALNRLPSPVPARQNRLAGQHALVDGIPYTMPVNSDDSPVLMAAFPISRAAAARLLPGKELHPVDIGWGRGLLVVTVVNYLKTDIGKYIEYSLAIAVTHGRRPAVPMLPGLMMKTYGTGQYVVDLPVSSEISVKGGKGIWGMPKHQANLDFLVTKKKVSAMYVQDGQHGCTIDIKRPPHLALPLKLAAVNYCTFRGQLMKSSIYFEAEADVAFGRRAKAKLVFGDAPGVAPLKTLHVGRKPLFTAYMPKAHGVLDDHYEGWFLTADTSDLAASAHRGDSLDSVVHLTNSEQWLEPPRQPNHGARPTEVEM is encoded by the coding sequence ATGAACGCCGTCACCGAGATACTGCGCTGGGCCCTGAACCGGCTGCCGTCCCCCGTTCCCGCGCGACAGAACCGGCTCGCCGGGCAACACGCGCTCGTGGACGGTATCCCGTACACGATGCCCGTCAACTCCGACGACTCGCCAGTGCTGATGGCAGCGTTCCCGATCAGTCGCGCCGCCGCAGCCCGCCTACTTCCCGGCAAAGAACTGCATCCCGTCGACATCGGCTGGGGCCGGGGCCTCCTCGTGGTGACCGTGGTCAACTACCTGAAAACCGACATCGGCAAATACATCGAATACTCCCTCGCGATCGCCGTGACCCACGGGCGGCGCCCCGCCGTTCCGATGCTGCCGGGCCTGATGATGAAGACCTACGGCACCGGCCAGTACGTCGTCGACCTGCCGGTGAGCAGCGAGATCTCGGTGAAGGGCGGAAAAGGAATCTGGGGAATGCCCAAGCACCAGGCGAACCTCGACTTTCTCGTCACAAAGAAGAAGGTCTCGGCGATGTACGTTCAGGACGGTCAGCACGGCTGCACCATTGATATCAAGCGCCCGCCGCACCTGGCCCTGCCGCTCAAGCTCGCAGCGGTCAACTACTGCACCTTCCGCGGCCAGCTCATGAAGTCCTCGATCTACTTCGAGGCCGAAGCGGATGTCGCTTTCGGCCGCCGCGCCAAGGCCAAGCTTGTCTTCGGCGATGCCCCGGGCGTCGCGCCACTCAAGACGCTGCACGTGGGCCGCAAGCCGCTCTTCACCGCCTACATGCCGAAGGCACATGGGGTTCTCGACGATCACTACGAGGGCTGGTTCCTCACCGCGGACACGAGCGACCTCGCGGCATCCGCTCACCGCGGCGACAGCCTCGACAGCGTGGTGCACCTCACCAACAGCGAGCAGTGGCTCGAGCCGCCCCGACAGCCGAATCATGGGGCTCGGCCCACCGAGGTGGAGATGTGA
- a CDS encoding zinc-binding dehydrogenase, whose protein sequence is MTDTMTAAVLTRFGAPDVLEVRRDWPRPKPRPGEVLVRVTAAAVNNTDIWTREGAYGLPNDPDAKAGWLGEFAFPRIQGGDVAGTVAEVGAGVSDGLIGRRVLVDPAIYGADDDDATPVGYLGSEADGGFAQYVAVTASHAHDVTASPLSDAQLACLPVAFGTARAMLDRAHLRAGETVLVTGASGGVGLALVQLAAALGARVVAITSGAKGGAVMEAGASVVVNRDSGDVAAQVAAAVPDGLHVVADIAGGAGVSTLMPLLRTGGRWVIAGAVAGPVIDFDLRRLYLHNVQLIGSSMHTRVHFRRLVDLARSGSLHPQISSTFDLTEIAEAQSEFLTRRHIGKIVLLPS, encoded by the coding sequence ATGACAGACACGATGACGGCGGCCGTGCTCACCAGGTTTGGGGCACCCGACGTGCTCGAGGTGCGGCGCGACTGGCCCCGGCCGAAGCCCCGGCCCGGCGAGGTGCTCGTGCGGGTGACCGCCGCCGCAGTGAACAACACCGATATCTGGACCAGGGAGGGAGCCTACGGGCTGCCCAACGACCCCGACGCGAAGGCGGGCTGGCTCGGTGAGTTCGCGTTTCCGCGTATCCAGGGCGGAGACGTGGCGGGCACTGTGGCGGAGGTCGGCGCCGGCGTGTCCGACGGCCTGATCGGGCGGCGGGTGCTCGTAGACCCGGCGATCTACGGGGCCGACGACGACGATGCCACGCCGGTCGGCTACCTCGGCAGCGAAGCGGACGGCGGGTTCGCGCAGTACGTGGCCGTCACCGCGAGCCATGCCCACGACGTGACGGCGTCGCCCCTGTCGGACGCGCAGCTGGCCTGCCTCCCCGTGGCGTTCGGAACAGCACGGGCCATGCTCGATCGGGCGCACCTGCGGGCAGGGGAAACCGTGCTGGTCACCGGGGCGTCAGGCGGCGTGGGACTCGCCCTCGTGCAGCTCGCAGCGGCGCTGGGCGCTCGCGTCGTGGCGATCACGAGCGGGGCGAAGGGCGGCGCCGTCATGGAGGCGGGAGCATCCGTTGTCGTCAACCGGGATTCGGGGGACGTGGCCGCGCAGGTCGCCGCTGCCGTGCCCGACGGGCTTCACGTGGTGGCTGATATCGCGGGCGGCGCCGGAGTGTCGACCCTCATGCCCCTCCTGCGCACCGGAGGACGGTGGGTCATCGCGGGCGCCGTGGCGGGGCCGGTGATCGACTTCGACCTGCGTCGCCTGTACCTGCACAACGTGCAGCTGATCGGGTCGTCCATGCACACCCGCGTGCACTTTCGTCGCCTCGTCGACCTCGCGCGCAGCGGGAGTCTGCACCCGCAGATCAGCAGCACCTTCGACCTCACCGAGATCGCGGAAGCCCAGAGCGAATTTCTGACCCGCCGCCACATCGGCAAGATCGTGCTCCTACCGTCCTGA
- a CDS encoding MFS transporter yields the protein MGLGRGFRRLWAGNAAGNLSDGIVFVAIPLLATSLTSDALLIAGLAAVYSAVRLLVVVPVGVYVDRLDRRTILWVTNAARAVLLLTLAVLFATGNGSLTLLYVVFAGIGVLETAADNAALSILPSIVPGRQLDRANGRVSAAQLVADEFVGPPLGGLLFAAAAALPVFAAGGFYAAAGIFFLALSRRAGGGAGRPLLPRRSVYREALDGAVWLRGHRLLGWLAVVGGLASVAYMMPFSVLVLYSQQTLGLDSAGYGAILAVSALGGLVGSLGTAALRARLGYGGTIAASLALGAVSMFALAVVESVWLAAVLLAVYILHAVVWGICVSSLRQRLVPDALRGRVNASSKVLGLVGLTVGAVLGGLLAASAGLSAPFLASGALFVVCAVIVRAVFRRRTVRRV from the coding sequence ATGGGGCTCGGGCGGGGATTCAGGCGACTGTGGGCGGGAAATGCCGCGGGCAATCTCAGCGACGGCATTGTGTTTGTGGCGATTCCGCTGCTGGCCACGTCCCTGACCAGCGACGCCCTTCTCATCGCGGGGCTCGCCGCCGTCTACTCTGCCGTCAGACTGCTCGTGGTGGTTCCGGTCGGGGTCTACGTGGATCGTCTCGACCGACGCACCATTCTGTGGGTCACGAATGCGGCCAGGGCCGTGCTCCTGCTCACGCTGGCTGTGCTGTTCGCGACGGGGAACGGCTCGCTGACCCTGCTGTACGTCGTGTTTGCTGGAATCGGCGTACTGGAAACGGCAGCGGATAACGCCGCACTCTCGATCCTGCCGTCGATCGTGCCCGGTCGTCAGCTCGACCGGGCCAACGGCCGCGTGTCCGCGGCACAGCTCGTGGCCGACGAATTCGTGGGTCCGCCGCTCGGCGGTCTCCTGTTCGCGGCCGCCGCCGCGCTACCGGTCTTCGCAGCCGGTGGCTTCTATGCCGCGGCGGGCATATTCTTCCTGGCCCTGTCAAGACGAGCAGGTGGAGGCGCCGGCCGGCCGCTGCTCCCGCGCCGGTCGGTGTATCGAGAGGCGCTCGACGGTGCAGTCTGGCTGCGCGGGCATCGCCTGCTGGGCTGGCTGGCCGTGGTTGGCGGCCTCGCGAGCGTGGCCTACATGATGCCCTTCTCGGTGCTGGTGCTGTACTCGCAGCAGACGCTCGGGCTGGATTCCGCCGGGTACGGGGCCATTCTCGCGGTGTCGGCGCTGGGCGGACTCGTCGGGTCGCTCGGCACGGCCGCCCTGCGGGCTCGGCTCGGCTACGGCGGCACGATTGCCGCCAGCCTTGCGCTCGGAGCCGTGTCGATGTTCGCCCTCGCCGTTGTTGAGTCGGTCTGGCTCGCGGCCGTGCTGCTTGCGGTGTACATCCTGCACGCCGTTGTGTGGGGTATTTGCGTGAGTTCGCTGCGGCAACGCCTCGTTCCCGACGCCCTGCGCGGGCGTGTGAATGCTTCGAGCAAGGTGTTGGGTCTCGTCGGCCTTACCGTGGGAGCGGTTCTCGGCGGTTTGCTTGCCGCGTCGGCGGGGCTGTCTGCTCCGTTCCTGGCGAGCGGAGCTCTGTTCGTCGTCTGTGCAGTCATAGTCAGGGCGGTCTTTCGAAGAAGAACGGTCAGGCGGGTCTGA
- a CDS encoding recombinase family protein has protein sequence MRVIGYTRLSRASREESTSIVRQREIIRKTCDAREFELVEIVEDVDVSATRSRLDRPGLNEVRRRIAAGEADAVMVWRLDRLVRSVVDVGVLLDDGLQIISATENLDTTSIMGRAMIEILQVFASMEAKTIGIRVSASQAHLRQIGRWPGGVRPYGYRSVLHPDGVGRALEPDPDESAIVRRMADEVLGGSSVYAVAQRLNIEGIAPRRSATWSPTSIQRILRSDSALGRVKINGELLRDDVGLPVTAWTPLLALSEVERLREITDWTPTPGRSAETKEGLRKRATRLLSGLLACPGCGGPLVVKSRKGSTGKPIYACQAAARGQVCSRGVAVECERVEGEVTRQFLAVVGTFGVVEARSSIREVAGLAGVEEAIRDTTERLRTADADLPVLFERLMLQRAERERLAALPTEPVVEMVDTGETFAEAWAREDITGRRRVLRTSGVEINLAPAARRGYWDPTRVTLDFAAQERAAAEREH, from the coding sequence ATGAGAGTTATTGGCTACACCCGCCTGTCGAGGGCCTCCCGCGAGGAAAGCACGTCAATCGTGCGACAGCGCGAGATCATTCGGAAAACGTGCGACGCCCGCGAGTTCGAGCTTGTCGAGATTGTCGAGGACGTCGACGTCTCCGCAACACGCTCCCGACTGGACCGGCCCGGCCTCAACGAGGTCCGCCGACGCATAGCCGCAGGCGAGGCTGATGCCGTCATGGTCTGGCGACTGGACCGGCTGGTCCGCTCGGTCGTCGACGTTGGCGTATTGCTCGACGACGGCCTCCAGATTATCTCGGCGACGGAGAACCTAGACACGACCTCAATTATGGGTCGGGCGATGATCGAGATTCTTCAAGTGTTCGCGAGCATGGAAGCTAAAACAATAGGCATCCGCGTCTCGGCGTCCCAAGCGCACCTGCGGCAGATCGGTCGCTGGCCCGGTGGCGTCCGCCCCTACGGCTACCGTTCAGTGCTTCACCCCGACGGAGTGGGTCGGGCACTGGAGCCCGACCCCGACGAGTCCGCCATCGTCCGGCGAATGGCCGACGAGGTCCTCGGTGGGTCCTCCGTGTACGCCGTCGCTCAACGATTGAACATCGAGGGAATCGCTCCGCGCCGCTCGGCAACCTGGAGCCCCACGTCGATTCAGCGCATTCTCCGCTCCGACTCGGCTCTCGGGCGAGTGAAGATCAACGGCGAGCTACTGCGCGACGATGTGGGCCTCCCCGTCACAGCCTGGACGCCGTTACTGGCTCTCAGCGAAGTCGAGCGCCTCCGCGAAATCACAGATTGGACCCCCACGCCGGGACGTTCCGCCGAAACAAAGGAGGGGCTTCGCAAGAGAGCCACGCGCCTACTATCTGGCCTACTCGCTTGCCCGGGCTGCGGCGGTCCCCTCGTCGTCAAAAGCCGCAAAGGTTCGACCGGCAAGCCAATCTATGCGTGCCAGGCCGCCGCCCGAGGCCAAGTCTGCTCGCGGGGCGTCGCCGTGGAGTGCGAGCGCGTCGAGGGCGAGGTCACGCGCCAGTTCCTCGCCGTCGTCGGCACCTTCGGAGTCGTCGAGGCTCGTTCCTCCATCCGCGAGGTTGCGGGCCTAGCGGGCGTCGAGGAAGCGATCAGAGATACAACCGAGCGCCTCCGCACGGCGGACGCCGACCTCCCAGTCCTATTCGAACGCCTGATGCTGCAACGTGCAGAGCGCGAGAGATTGGCAGCACTGCCCACGGAGCCAGTCGTCGAAATGGTAGACACTGGCGAGACCTTCGCCGAAGCATGGGCGCGCGAGGACATCACTGGTCGGCGGCGGGTTCTTCGCACCTCCGGCGTCGAGATCAATCTCGCCCCAGCCGCGCGCCGGGGCTATTGGGACCCGACGCGGGTAACCCTCGACTTCGCCGCCCAAGAGCGTGCTGCCGCCGAACGTGAACACTAG
- a CDS encoding ribose-phosphate diphosphokinase: protein MSEIKTSGDKRLVLVSGRAHPQLAIDIATELGSELLHTDARTFANGELYARFDQSVRGSDAFVIQSHTAPINEWLMEQLIMVDALKRASAKRITVVAPFYPYSRQDKKGRGREPISARLVADLFKVAGADRIMSIDLHAAQIQGFFDGPVDHLFAMPVLLEHFREKLDPATLTIVSPDMGRVRVADIWSDRLGVPLAIIHKRRDPLVPNRVSVHEIVGQVEGRVCLLVDDMIDTGRTIALAAEALREAGAIGVVVAATHAVFSDPAVDMLQNPAISAVVVTDTLPIPEEKRFPTLTILPIAPLLARAIHEVFDEGSVTSMFDGAA, encoded by the coding sequence GTGTCTGAAATCAAGACCAGCGGCGATAAGCGACTTGTATTGGTTTCGGGGCGGGCACATCCACAGCTCGCCATCGATATCGCCACGGAGCTTGGTTCGGAACTTTTGCACACCGACGCGCGCACCTTCGCGAACGGCGAGCTCTACGCCCGCTTCGACCAGAGCGTACGCGGCTCGGATGCCTTCGTCATCCAGTCCCACACAGCCCCGATCAACGAGTGGTTGATGGAACAGCTGATCATGGTGGACGCCCTGAAGCGCGCCTCCGCCAAGCGCATCACCGTCGTGGCCCCGTTCTACCCGTACTCCCGCCAGGACAAGAAGGGCCGCGGCCGCGAGCCGATCTCGGCCCGCCTCGTTGCCGACCTGTTCAAGGTGGCCGGCGCCGACCGCATCATGTCCATCGACCTGCACGCGGCCCAGATCCAGGGCTTCTTCGACGGCCCCGTCGACCACCTCTTCGCCATGCCGGTGCTCCTCGAACACTTCCGTGAGAAGCTCGACCCCGCCACCCTCACGATCGTCTCGCCCGATATGGGCCGCGTGCGTGTCGCCGACATCTGGAGCGACCGCCTCGGCGTGCCGCTGGCCATCATCCACAAGCGCCGCGACCCTCTCGTGCCCAACCGCGTCTCCGTGCACGAGATCGTCGGCCAGGTCGAAGGCCGCGTGTGCCTGCTCGTTGACGACATGATCGACACCGGACGCACCATTGCCCTCGCCGCTGAGGCCCTGCGCGAAGCCGGCGCCATCGGCGTCGTCGTCGCCGCCACGCACGCCGTGTTCAGCGACCCCGCAGTGGACATGTTGCAGAACCCGGCGATCTCGGCCGTCGTCGTCACCGACACGCTGCCGATCCCCGAAGAGAAGCGCTTCCCCACGCTCACGATCCTGCCGATCGCCCCGCTGTTGGCTCGCGCCATTCACGAGGTGTTCGACGAGGGATCCGTCACGTCGATGTTCGACGGCGCCGCATAG
- the glmU gene encoding bifunctional UDP-N-acetylglucosamine diphosphorylase/glucosamine-1-phosphate N-acetyltransferase GlmU, whose protein sequence is MTDAHLAIIVLAAGQGTRMKSSLPKLLHPLAGQPIVSHVLATARALDAAHVITVVRHERDRLAALVAEDLPESIIVDQDEIPGTGRAVEQAVDALPTDFDGDVLIINGDVPLLDAATLATFIDAHRASAAAGTVLSAHPDDSTGYGRIVRSAAGDFDRIVEQKDADDTERAITEINAGVYLFGLAALRAQLAELTTENVQGEKYLTDVIGLLRRAGAEVTAVPVADAWLVAGINDRAQLSEAALTLNQRIVRGWQLSGVTIQDPATTWIDLKATLAPDVTILPGTQIQGATVVETGAIIGPDTTLRDCEVGENAVVKRTDATLAVIAAGASVGPFSYLRPGTLLGADGKIGAFVETKNATIGAGSKVPHLSYVGDAVVGEGSNIGAGTIFANYDGVAKHHSNIGSHVRTGSHNVFVAPITIGDGAYTGAGTVVRKNVPAGALAINVAPQRNMDCWVHANRPGTAADAAAADSLSTAESTSTTESTSTTESPSTTESPSTTESGE, encoded by the coding sequence GTGACAGACGCCCACCTCGCCATCATTGTGCTCGCCGCCGGCCAGGGCACCCGAATGAAGTCCAGCCTCCCGAAGCTGCTGCATCCGCTCGCCGGCCAGCCGATCGTGAGCCACGTGCTCGCCACGGCGCGCGCGCTCGACGCCGCTCACGTCATCACCGTGGTGCGCCACGAGCGGGACCGCCTCGCCGCTCTCGTGGCCGAGGACCTGCCCGAGAGCATCATCGTCGACCAGGACGAGATTCCCGGTACAGGCCGTGCCGTGGAGCAGGCAGTGGATGCACTCCCCACCGACTTCGACGGTGACGTTCTGATCATCAACGGCGACGTTCCCCTTCTCGACGCCGCCACGCTGGCCACGTTCATCGACGCCCACCGCGCAAGCGCCGCCGCCGGAACCGTGCTCTCGGCGCATCCGGACGACTCGACGGGCTACGGACGCATCGTGCGCTCCGCCGCAGGCGACTTCGACCGCATCGTCGAACAGAAAGATGCCGACGACACCGAACGCGCGATCACTGAGATCAACGCGGGCGTGTACCTGTTCGGTTTGGCCGCGCTCCGCGCGCAGCTGGCCGAGCTCACCACCGAGAACGTGCAGGGCGAGAAATACCTCACCGACGTGATCGGTCTGCTGCGCCGTGCGGGCGCCGAGGTCACCGCCGTTCCGGTAGCGGATGCCTGGCTCGTCGCCGGCATCAACGACCGCGCCCAGTTGAGCGAAGCTGCTCTGACCCTCAACCAGCGCATCGTGCGCGGATGGCAGCTCTCGGGAGTGACCATCCAGGACCCGGCCACCACGTGGATCGACCTCAAGGCCACCCTCGCGCCGGATGTGACGATTCTTCCCGGCACCCAGATTCAGGGCGCGACCGTGGTTGAGACCGGCGCGATCATCGGCCCGGACACCACTTTGCGCGACTGCGAGGTGGGTGAGAACGCCGTTGTGAAGCGCACCGACGCGACACTCGCCGTGATCGCCGCCGGGGCATCCGTTGGCCCGTTCTCGTACCTGCGCCCCGGCACGCTGCTCGGCGCAGACGGCAAGATCGGCGCTTTTGTGGAGACCAAGAACGCCACGATCGGCGCCGGCAGCAAGGTGCCGCACCTCAGTTACGTGGGCGACGCCGTCGTCGGTGAGGGCTCGAACATCGGTGCCGGAACCATCTTCGCCAATTACGACGGTGTGGCCAAGCACCACTCGAACATTGGCTCGCACGTGCGCACGGGGTCACACAACGTCTTCGTCGCGCCGATTACAATTGGCGATGGAGCATACACGGGGGCTGGCACGGTCGTTCGAAAGAACGTTCCGGCGGGGGCGCTGGCCATCAACGTGGCTCCGCAACGCAACATGGACTGCTGGGTTCACGCCAACCGCCCCGGCACGGCCGCCGACGCGGCCGCGGCCGACAGCCTGAGCACCGCTGAGAGCACCAGCACCACCGAGAGCACCAGCACCACCGAGAGCCCCAGCACCACCGAGAGCCCCAGCACCACCGAGAGCGGAGAATAA
- a CDS encoding DUF1772 domain-containing protein: MIGWLLLVTALYFLFGATLYMGTMWVLKFFLYPTWRGLTPETEPVHFGIPTLAATKFFTVVVPPMLLAGIILVVSEWGSPRVWLAWLCVAGIIYLTFIGQVLIIPINKKIRGGEYADVAELRTLLLRWMWLNDLRFYGSTVLWLVVVAYLVVKGSLGEAFA; the protein is encoded by the coding sequence GTGATCGGCTGGCTGCTGCTGGTCACTGCGCTGTACTTTCTGTTCGGCGCCACCCTATACATGGGCACGATGTGGGTGCTCAAGTTCTTCTTGTACCCCACCTGGCGCGGCCTGACGCCCGAGACCGAGCCCGTGCACTTCGGGATTCCCACCCTCGCGGCCACGAAATTCTTCACCGTCGTCGTGCCGCCCATGTTGCTGGCCGGCATCATCCTCGTGGTGAGCGAATGGGGCAGCCCTCGAGTCTGGCTCGCCTGGCTGTGCGTGGCCGGCATTATTTACCTGACCTTCATCGGGCAGGTGCTCATCATCCCGATCAATAAGAAGATCCGCGGCGGGGAGTACGCCGACGTGGCCGAGCTTCGCACCCTCCTGCTGCGCTGGATGTGGCTCAATGACCTGCGATTCTACGGCTCCACCGTGCTCTGGCTCGTGGTGGTCGCCTACCTCGTGGTCAAGGGATCGCTCGGGGAGGCTTTCGCATGA